In Mastomys coucha isolate ucsf_1 unplaced genomic scaffold, UCSF_Mcou_1 pScaffold5, whole genome shotgun sequence, one genomic interval encodes:
- the Atp5mc1 gene encoding ATP synthase F(0) complex subunit C1, mitochondrial, with translation MQTTKALLISPVLIRSCTRGLIRPVSASLLSRPEAPSKQPSCSSSPLQVARREFQTSVISRDIDTAAKFIGAGAATVGVAGSGAGIGTVFGSLIIGYARNPSLKQQLFSYAILGFALSEAMGLFCLMVAFLILFAM, from the exons ATGCAGACCACCAAGGCACTGCTCATTTCTCCAGTTCTG ATCCGCTCCTGTACGAGGGGTCTAATCaggcctgtgtctgcctccctcctgagTAGACCAGAGGCCCCATCTAAACAG ccTTCCTGCAGCAGCTCCCCTCTCCAGGTGGCCCGAagggagttccagaccagtgtCATTTCCCGGGACATCGACACAGCAGCCAAGTTTATTGGTGCTGGGGCTGCCACAGTTGGTGTGGCTGGATCAGGGGCTGGCATTGGCACAGTGTTTGGTAGCTTGATTATTGGCTATGCCAG GAACCCATCTCTCAAGCAGCAGCTCTTCTCCTATGCCATTCTGGGCTTTGCCCTGTCTGAGGCCATGGGACTCTTCTGTTTGATGGTcgccttcctcatcctcttcgcCATGTGA